From Etheostoma cragini isolate CJK2018 chromosome 17, CSU_Ecrag_1.0, whole genome shotgun sequence, one genomic window encodes:
- the LOC117960115 gene encoding eukaryotic translation initiation factor 2-alpha kinase 3-like has product MGLLYAKTKSETPSDLVDFTSSSTPPKDQNAVVGKNGKTLSSSSEKISSQSEISRFESEFDCKAANLLGKGAFGVVFKAKHKLTKMDYAVKIVRFKDVERALREVMALSILHHSNIVRYYTCWLEDSGYQGDNADDSGSSSESSMDYSFRYLYIKMELCDTKTLRIWIDERNTQNVKKSLQASKRRERFIQVFLQLASGVEYIHSKMLIHRDLKPANIMFGQDGEVKIGDFGLVADENDYDAENLLERTVYKGTPSYMAPEQMSQRTYDRKVDMFALGLMCFEVLWKIPTGHERALVWPDIRKQKFPQRFHHIFPSEHLIIRPMLCVKPEERPEASQLKTDLERLNAEEIMRRGNRSM; this is encoded by the exons ATGGGTCTTTtgtatgcaaaaacaaaaagcgaGACTCCCAGTGACCTTGTTGATTTCACCTCTTCATCAACTCCTCCCAAGGATCAG AATGCAGTTGTTGGTAAAAATGGGAAAACATTAAGCAGTTCCAGTGAGAAGATATCATCCCAATCAGAAATTTCAAG GTTTGAATCAGAATTTGACTGCAAAGCTGCAAACCTCCTCGGCAAAGGAGCCTTTGGTGTAGTTTTCAAGGCAAAACATAAACTGACAAAGATGGATTATGCTGTGAAGATTGTCCGCTTTAAAGA TGTGGAAAGAGCTCTACGAGAGGTGATGGCATTGTCAATCCTCCATCACAGTAACATTGTTCGTTACTATACATGTTGGTTGGAGGATTCAGGATACCAAGGGGACAATGCCGATGACAGTGGCAGCTCTTCAGA GTCTTCCATGGATTATTCATTCAGGTACCTTTATATTAAGATGGAGTTGTGTGACACCAAAACACTTAGAATATGGATAGACGAGAGGAATACTCAGAATGTGAAGAAATCTCTGCAAGCCTccaagagaagagaaaggttTATTCAGGTGTTCTTGCAACTGGCCAGTGGAGTAGAGTACATTCATTCCAAGATGCTCATCCACAGAGACCTGAAG CCCGCCAACATCATGTTTGGGCAAGATGGAGAAGTGAAGATCGGAGACTTTGGTCTGGTCGCTGATGAGAACGATTACGATGCTGAGAACCTGTTGGAGAGAACTGTGTACAAAGGGACCCCGTCTTACATGGCTCCTGAGCAG ATGAGCCAGAGAACTTATGACCGAAAAGTTGACATGTTTGCTCTGGGGTTGATGTGCTTCGAAGTCCTTTGGAAAATTCCCACTGGTCATGAAAGGGCACTG GTTTGGCCTGATATCAGAAAACAGAAATTTCCCCAACggtttcatcacatttttcccAGTGAG CATTTAATAATAAGGCCAATGCTGTGTGTGAAGCCAGAAGAGCGACCTGAAGCAAGTCAGCTTAAGACAGACTTGGAAAGACTCAACGCTGAAGAAATCATGCGTCGTGGCAACAGGAGTATGTGA